From a single Streptomyces sp. NBC_00377 genomic region:
- a CDS encoding LamG domain-containing protein, protein MSADTQRPIRRGVLMRAAVAAAVAGAVTAGTLAALPGGAAQGPAPVAADQPMVTEQQAMAAAKDSGKKTEVVGLRTERREIFAEPDGTFTAREYTEPVRTVQGGKWVKVDATLVKRADGSWGPKAATVDLSFSTGRAGVPFVTMQRAGREFALTWPYGKLPAPTVEGETATYADALPGVDLTVRAEADGFGHLLVVKTPEAAADPRLAQLDLGMATDGLKVTEDATGAIVAEDAVVGGTVFQAGKPAMWDSAAVQEATTRKQGPKAVAKALKAAAAAVAGPDGNATAPTTAPTATTATPGPQAAPEAALEGPGGGGRVAPLGVEVGKGKLRLVPDQKLLKGADTVFPVVIDPIQRTTSRTSWTGVMSGMPSEQDWKYSGSAGVGKCPTDYNPVSCNGVGTRRVMFTMPLSFYKGKQILGATFSARVEHIYSASPTAEPIQLYRIGGQNYSLTSSSNWSNTSDDWDDYLQTVDKAISPTSCSSQANLHFESGASGELTSEIKTAAAGGWNSMTLGLRAADESRFAEWKRICGNAYLSVSYNNLPRQIKTSDMSTDPGGVCKWGATRPTVDTPPKLRAIASDPDHGNGQTDKVKVEFKIEWGGSSPGSYTYITKDALSPTASTKFEHTVRSSIPQNTVIYWSARANDGDGNGPWSSDGDPAQRCEFVYDATWPGKPLVMSKQYPSDTVYHDGVGTYGSFTFSPNPNDKIADTDVVKYQYSFDGAALTTLNPTTGGGSVTASWVPTKAGRHVLEVIAIDKATHASSNSYDFLVAEGRPVVGQWNLADEAGGEAHDESGDYSASAGSAVTFGADGPGGKADKAARFDGTAESYLDVSETVLDTAKSFSVSAWVRPTALDKNMTVVSQDGTGEPGFTLGYDASAQTWKFSVPVNDVDSLGEWKAVSTGISVVKDQWVLLTGVYDAQKTGGPQLQLYINKDLKASAGRRSSWKSYGPLQIGRATAKSGYRDNFTGDLAEVRVFDRVVSAAEVSELMTVKPARKGYWQLDAAGNGASAETGGGQPLTLAGNASIYRPADPLFDTAALVGDGNLVLDGDGDYASTATAPVTGNSSFTVTARAQLTSLDPEKSQTVLSLPGANANRVQVRYQATTGQWELAVAKSDVAAPAVVTFTDDQELPDTGGSGQHLAVVYDAFANSVRLYVEGQLVAGAYGTDDTLWSATGGLQVGRSLRGASEYFAGAIDEVRVYSGAADPIAVQQMAALTAVSDL, encoded by the coding sequence GTGTCCGCAGACACACAGAGACCGATACGGCGTGGCGTGCTGATGCGCGCCGCCGTCGCGGCCGCCGTCGCCGGCGCGGTGACGGCCGGGACCCTGGCGGCCCTGCCGGGCGGTGCAGCGCAGGGACCGGCACCGGTCGCCGCCGACCAGCCGATGGTGACCGAGCAGCAGGCCATGGCGGCAGCGAAGGACAGCGGCAAGAAGACCGAGGTCGTGGGCCTGCGCACCGAGCGCCGCGAGATCTTCGCCGAGCCCGACGGCACGTTCACCGCCCGCGAGTACACCGAGCCGGTGCGCACGGTGCAGGGCGGCAAGTGGGTCAAGGTCGACGCCACACTGGTGAAGCGGGCCGACGGCAGCTGGGGTCCGAAGGCCGCCACGGTCGACCTCAGCTTCTCGACGGGCCGGGCGGGTGTGCCGTTCGTGACGATGCAGCGGGCGGGGCGTGAGTTCGCCCTGACCTGGCCGTACGGCAAGCTGCCCGCGCCGACGGTCGAGGGCGAGACCGCCACCTACGCGGACGCCCTGCCCGGCGTGGACCTCACCGTGCGGGCCGAGGCCGACGGCTTCGGACACCTGCTCGTCGTGAAGACGCCGGAGGCCGCGGCCGATCCGAGGCTGGCCCAGCTCGACCTGGGCATGGCGACGGACGGACTGAAGGTCACCGAGGACGCGACCGGAGCGATAGTCGCGGAGGACGCCGTCGTCGGCGGCACCGTCTTCCAGGCGGGCAAGCCCGCGATGTGGGACTCGGCCGCCGTCCAGGAAGCCACCACCAGGAAGCAGGGCCCCAAGGCCGTCGCGAAGGCACTGAAGGCAGCGGCGGCCGCCGTCGCGGGCCCGGACGGGAACGCCACCGCCCCGACCACTGCCCCGACCGCGACCACTGCCACCCCCGGCCCGCAGGCAGCGCCGGAGGCCGCGCTCGAGGGCCCGGGCGGCGGCGGCCGGGTCGCTCCGCTGGGCGTGGAGGTCGGCAAGGGCAAGCTTCGTCTCGTGCCCGACCAGAAACTCCTCAAGGGCGCGGACACCGTCTTCCCCGTCGTCATCGACCCGATCCAGCGCACCACCTCGCGCACCTCGTGGACCGGCGTCATGTCCGGCATGCCGAGCGAGCAGGACTGGAAGTACTCCGGCAGCGCGGGTGTGGGCAAGTGCCCCACCGACTACAACCCGGTCTCCTGCAACGGCGTCGGCACCCGTCGCGTGATGTTCACGATGCCGCTTTCCTTCTACAAGGGGAAGCAGATCCTGGGCGCCACGTTCTCCGCCCGGGTCGAGCACATCTACAGCGCCTCGCCGACCGCCGAGCCCATCCAGCTCTACCGCATCGGCGGCCAGAACTACTCGCTCACGTCGTCCAGCAACTGGTCCAACACCTCGGACGACTGGGACGACTATCTGCAGACGGTCGACAAGGCGATCTCGCCGACCTCCTGCTCCAGCCAGGCCAACCTGCACTTCGAGAGCGGCGCTTCTGGTGAGCTGACCAGCGAGATCAAGACGGCTGCGGCCGGCGGCTGGAACTCGATGACGCTGGGCCTGCGCGCGGCCGACGAGTCCCGGTTCGCCGAGTGGAAGCGGATCTGCGGCAACGCCTACCTGTCCGTCTCGTACAACAACCTGCCGCGGCAGATCAAGACGTCCGACATGTCCACCGACCCCGGCGGCGTGTGCAAGTGGGGCGCGACCCGTCCCACCGTCGACACCCCGCCCAAGCTGCGGGCCATCGCGAGCGACCCCGACCACGGCAACGGCCAGACCGACAAGGTGAAGGTCGAGTTCAAGATCGAGTGGGGCGGGAGCAGTCCCGGTTCGTACACCTACATCACGAAGGACGCGCTCTCGCCGACGGCCAGCACCAAGTTCGAGCACACCGTCAGGTCGAGCATTCCGCAGAACACCGTCATCTACTGGAGCGCACGCGCCAACGACGGTGACGGCAACGGGCCCTGGAGCTCGGACGGGGACCCCGCCCAGCGCTGCGAGTTCGTCTACGACGCGACGTGGCCGGGCAAGCCGCTGGTGATGTCGAAGCAGTACCCGTCGGACACCGTCTACCACGACGGCGTCGGCACCTACGGCAGCTTCACCTTCTCCCCCAACCCGAACGACAAGATCGCGGACACCGACGTCGTCAAGTACCAGTACTCCTTCGACGGCGCCGCGCTGACCACCCTCAACCCCACCACCGGGGGCGGATCCGTCACCGCGTCATGGGTGCCGACCAAGGCCGGACGGCACGTGCTGGAGGTGATCGCCATCGACAAGGCGACCCACGCCAGCAGTAACTCCTACGACTTCCTGGTGGCCGAAGGCCGTCCGGTCGTCGGGCAGTGGAACCTCGCCGACGAGGCGGGCGGCGAAGCCCACGACGAGAGCGGCGACTACTCCGCGAGCGCCGGCAGCGCCGTCACCTTCGGCGCGGACGGTCCCGGCGGCAAGGCCGACAAGGCAGCCCGCTTCGACGGCACCGCCGAGTCCTACCTCGACGTGAGCGAGACGGTCCTCGACACGGCCAAGAGCTTCAGCGTCAGCGCCTGGGTCCGGCCCACCGCGCTGGACAAGAACATGACGGTCGTCAGCCAGGACGGCACCGGCGAGCCCGGCTTCACCCTCGGCTACGACGCGTCGGCCCAGACCTGGAAGTTCTCCGTCCCGGTCAACGACGTGGACTCGCTCGGCGAGTGGAAGGCCGTCTCCACCGGCATCTCCGTGGTCAAGGACCAGTGGGTGCTGCTGACCGGCGTGTACGACGCGCAGAAGACCGGCGGCCCGCAGCTCCAGCTCTACATCAACAAGGACCTGAAGGCCTCGGCCGGCCGCCGCTCCTCCTGGAAGTCGTACGGCCCGCTTCAGATCGGCCGGGCCACCGCCAAGAGCGGCTACCGCGACAACTTCACCGGTGACCTCGCCGAGGTCCGCGTCTTCGACCGCGTCGTCTCGGCGGCCGAGGTCTCCGAGCTGATGACCGTCAAGCCGGCCCGCAAGGGCTACTGGCAACTCGACGCGGCCGGTAACGGCGCCTCCGCCGAAACCGGCGGCGGCCAGCCTCTGACCCTGGCGGGCAACGCCTCCATCTACCGCCCCGCCGACCCGCTGTTCGACACGGCGGCCCTGGTCGGCGACGGCAACCTGGTCCTGGACGGCGACGGGGACTACGCGTCCACCGCCACCGCCCCGGTCACCGGCAATAGCAGCTTCACCGTGACCGCCCGGGCCCAGCTCACCTCGCTGGACCCGGAGAAGTCGCAGACAGTGCTGTCCCTGCCGGGCGCCAACGCCAACCGCGTCCAGGTCCGCTACCAGGCGACCACCGGCCAGTGGGAGTTGGCCGTCGCGAAGTCGGACGTGGCCGCCCCCGCCGTCGTCACCTTCACCGACGACCAGGAACTGCCCGACACCGGCGGCTCCGGCCAGCACCTGGCGGTCGTCTACGACGCCTTCGCCAACTCCGTGCGCCTGTACGTGGAGGGCCAGCTCGTCGCCGGCGCCTACGGCACGGACGACACCCTGTGGTCCGCGACCGGCGGTCTCCAGGTGGGCCGTTCGCTGCGCGGCGCGAGCGAGTACTTCGCCGGCGCGATCGACGAGGTCCGCGTCTACAGCGGCGCCGCCGACCCGATCGCGGTGCAGCAGATGGCCGCGCTGACGGCCGTGTCCGATCTGTGA
- the rpmA gene encoding 50S ribosomal protein L27, translating to MAHKKGASSTRNGRDSNAQRLGVKRFGGQVVNAGEILVRQRGTHFHPGAGVGRGGDDTLFALEAGSVQFGTHRGRKVVNIVPVA from the coding sequence ATGGCACACAAGAAGGGCGCATCGTCCACCCGGAACGGTCGCGACTCCAATGCCCAGCGGCTCGGCGTGAAGCGCTTCGGCGGTCAGGTCGTCAACGCGGGTGAGATCCTGGTCCGCCAGCGCGGCACGCACTTCCACCCCGGCGCGGGCGTCGGGCGTGGCGGCGACGACACGCTGTTCGCCCTGGAGGCCGGTTCGGTGCAGTTCGGCACCCACCGTGGCCGCAAGGTCGTGAACATCGTTCCGGTCGCCTGA
- the rplU gene encoding 50S ribosomal protein L21, which translates to MYAIVRSGGRQHKVAVGDIVEVDKISTAKVGDTVELSTLLVVDGDAVTSDPWVLAGIKVQAEVVDHHKGVKIDILRYKNKTGYRRRQGHRQQYTAIKVTEIPAAAK; encoded by the coding sequence GTGTACGCCATCGTGCGCAGCGGTGGTCGCCAGCACAAGGTTGCTGTCGGCGACATCGTTGAGGTTGACAAGATTTCCACTGCCAAGGTTGGCGACACGGTCGAGCTCTCGACCCTGCTCGTTGTCGACGGCGACGCTGTGACCAGCGACCCGTGGGTGCTGGCCGGCATCAAGGTCCAGGCCGAGGTCGTGGACCACCACAAGGGTGTGAAGATCGACATCCTTCGCTACAAGAACAAGACCGGCTACCGCCGTCGTCAGGGCCACCGCCAGCAGTACACGGCGATCAAGGTCACTGAGATCCCCGCGGCTGCGAAGTAA
- a CDS encoding polymorphic toxin-type HINT domain-containing protein, producing the protein MPRPAFAATVLGLTLALSASSVQALALDDGDRGRTSRPGVQDDGDPAKGSAAKAKSRPSDPARKAAVKGLDKAVWPKQGGAEVKLGATAEAGGLPVRVGKAKAGAKAAQAADKVRVDVLDPKRAAQLGAGVLLGVERADGEDDAAKVRLTVDYSEFAEGFGGSYASRLQLVQLPACAAVATPGSKACPEQPKALATVNDVKSGTVSADVTAAPAPAEGVSTMAGTATSLVAVAAGPSSAQGTYKATALSPSASWSVATSSGAFNWNYPLNTVPTPGGLTPTVGLGYSSQSADGRTSATNNQGSWVGEGFSYDPGYIERRYKPCSDDGHSGSGEQCWAFENATIMLNGSSGELVKDDTTGKWHLSSDDGSKVERLTGAVNGDDGSADDKGEHWKVTTSDGTEYFFGLNRLPGWATGNEETNSVWTAPIFGDDSGEPCYNATFTSANCQQAWRWSLDYVRDTHGNVMSYFYDRETNYYALNGKTDVNGTAYHRGGWLKRIDYGQRDGSVYAAKAPARVVFNTAERCLVTSDFDCAESKRTKANASRWPDVPVDQECKSATKCTSPVQTFFTTKRLASVVTQMRKDATNYQDVDAWILTHLFTDNGDDSKTLWLSKIEHEGRVGTAVKLPSVDLFGEQLANRVDAIGDNIAPFYRFRLSMVLSETGAQLDVTYAPADCTKATLPKPGESVKRCYPVKWAPPGYVDPITDWFHKYVVSAVIETDRTGGSDGMVTRYEYQGDAAWRKAKPDGITDAKYLTWGGWQGYGKVKVTSGTADVQKTRVDHTFMQGMDGDKDADGNTRSVTVKDSTGASYTDEEEFTGQELEVATYDGAKLVGKTINTPVKYTTATQKNSWGTSNAVIVRTQTGRGFSLKSDGTWSETKSTTTFDTANGTGRTLTVDDQGDVSTTKDDTCTRTTYADNTAKNILSLPARSEVVSVKCATTPDRKTQVLGDERTSYDGGAFGAAPTKGDATRTERLTAHDGTTATYQVTGATTYDLYGRPKTQQDAEQYGTADQTKTVYVETNGLLTRTTVTNALGHNTITDYAPAWGMSVGQTDPNGKRTDLAYDALGRLTSVWLADRASTQTPSIKYSYNVRKDKVTAIKTEKIENDGSYGAEYQMYDSMLRSRQIQTEGPDGTRMVADTWYDGTGNVRKTNSTYNAAGAAEGELLLVSNGQVGAQSLLEYDGLGRSTAQISAVSGAEQWRTTTVYDGELTHVDPPVGGVPTTTITDNQGNLSEIRHYRGAAPGVGVPYDSTKYTYNTAGLLETVTDAKSNVWRYEYDQLGRKTKSIDPDAGTSRTEYDELDRPVVAYDGRNKKTSTSYDKLGRVTTTWLGDPDTGTKLTETKYDKAGWLGQAYGSLSYITPTEYFASAVQSMDEFYRPLKTAYQVPVSQGSLAGTYVYTSTYNRDGTLQTSGLPAIGDLPAEVLTYTYDALQRPKTMTGTTDSYVTDTVYNRNSQLQQLELFKGGSGKKVWQTYGYETGTDRLTRSLVDVYGATAPAKDSTYSYDQAGNVLSIADTANSGAPDVQCFAYDGRQRLQDAWTPSATAATAAGSGSRGSTTPVNGTGPTACDSAAGSTALGGPSPYWKSYETDAIGNRVSEINHDTGLNAANNITRSYEYGGAGALGDGPHQVTKVTETIPTGTRQSSYEYDDAGNTTKRTTGGNAQILAWDDTGALSKVTEGSGAETGFLYDAYGNRVQRKDPSGTTVYLPGTELKLSTDGTKKEATRYYDYAGETVAVRTASNLSFVAADHHGTGELAIDAATGAVSQRRFDPFGVDRGTKSGTWPGEKGFVGGTIDASTGLTHLGAREYDSAIGKFISVDPIIDYTQPQQINGYAYANNSPVTHADPSGMIIPECREGLIECRGGMPVTNTDPEVSKAQSDVSKASGDVAAAQQQQSSARQRIKSAGKALIKIARDILGVDAALDCISSGDVGACGETLLNIAGSFAGGLAGKILAKYGAPWKWAKGLKLAKRVTGLVKDMIGGVKGLWNANKAVGRAKLGLSKAAEKLAEVRKKAAAARKKKGADDDIGGSCPFEGKHSFLPGTKVLLAHGKTKPIEKVKLGDKIIVTDPKTGKTAVREVVGTIVTEDDKQFVDLTVKGTSGKAEALVSTTTHPFWSESGKKWVEAGDLAPGMRLHTANGDSVDVTAVRPFDRRQRTHDLTVEDIHTYYVFAGGSPLLVHNCGERTYEAGGKHGSEARGSSRGENSAEPNNGQDALDNSVQIKETSPRRVGIDRTTGDSVVLDRTREVPCGCTVEGGTNEVFHGHVRTDINTDPSMAKAKSALRRGIKNKEVKTE; encoded by the coding sequence ATGCCCAGACCGGCGTTCGCCGCGACAGTGCTCGGGCTCACGCTCGCGCTGTCCGCGTCGTCGGTCCAGGCATTGGCGCTCGACGACGGCGACCGGGGCCGCACCAGCCGCCCCGGCGTCCAGGACGACGGGGATCCCGCCAAGGGGTCCGCCGCGAAAGCGAAGTCGCGCCCCTCCGACCCGGCGCGCAAGGCCGCGGTCAAGGGCCTCGACAAGGCGGTGTGGCCCAAGCAGGGCGGCGCCGAGGTGAAGCTGGGGGCCACCGCGGAAGCGGGCGGCCTGCCGGTCAGGGTCGGCAAGGCGAAGGCCGGGGCCAAGGCGGCGCAGGCCGCTGACAAGGTGCGCGTCGACGTCCTCGACCCGAAGCGCGCCGCGCAGCTCGGCGCCGGCGTCCTCCTGGGCGTCGAGCGCGCCGACGGCGAAGACGACGCCGCGAAGGTCCGTCTGACGGTCGACTACTCCGAGTTCGCCGAAGGCTTCGGCGGTTCCTACGCCTCCCGTCTCCAGCTGGTGCAGCTGCCGGCGTGCGCCGCTGTCGCGACCCCGGGCAGCAAGGCGTGTCCCGAGCAGCCCAAGGCGCTGGCCACGGTGAACGACGTCAAGTCGGGCACGGTCTCCGCCGACGTGACGGCCGCCCCGGCTCCCGCCGAGGGCGTCTCCACGATGGCCGGCACCGCGACCTCGCTCGTGGCCGTGGCGGCCGGCCCGTCGAGCGCGCAGGGCACGTACAAGGCGACGGCCCTCTCTCCTTCCGCCAGTTGGAGTGTCGCCACCTCCTCCGGCGCGTTCAACTGGAACTACCCGCTGAACACGGTTCCGACCCCGGGTGGTCTGACCCCCACCGTGGGCCTCGGTTACTCGTCCCAGTCGGCGGACGGCCGCACCTCGGCGACGAACAACCAGGGCTCCTGGGTGGGCGAGGGCTTCTCCTACGATCCCGGCTACATCGAGCGTCGCTACAAGCCCTGTTCCGACGACGGTCACTCCGGCTCCGGCGAGCAGTGCTGGGCCTTCGAGAACGCCACGATCATGCTCAACGGCTCGTCCGGCGAGCTGGTCAAGGACGACACGACCGGCAAGTGGCACCTGTCGTCCGACGACGGCTCCAAGGTCGAGCGACTGACGGGCGCCGTCAACGGCGACGACGGCAGCGCCGACGACAAGGGCGAGCACTGGAAGGTCACCACCTCCGACGGCACCGAGTACTTCTTCGGCCTGAACCGGCTCCCGGGCTGGGCGACGGGCAACGAGGAGACCAACTCGGTCTGGACCGCCCCGATCTTCGGCGACGACTCCGGTGAGCCCTGCTACAACGCCACGTTCACCAGTGCGAACTGCCAGCAGGCGTGGCGCTGGAGCCTGGACTACGTCAGGGACACGCACGGCAACGTGATGTCCTACTTCTACGACCGCGAGACCAACTACTACGCGCTGAACGGCAAGACGGACGTCAACGGCACCGCCTACCACCGCGGCGGCTGGCTCAAGCGCATCGACTACGGTCAGCGCGACGGCAGTGTCTACGCCGCGAAGGCGCCGGCCCGGGTCGTCTTCAACACCGCCGAACGCTGCCTGGTGACGTCCGACTTCGACTGCGCGGAGAGCAAGCGCACCAAGGCGAACGCCTCCCGCTGGCCCGACGTCCCCGTCGACCAGGAGTGCAAGTCCGCCACCAAGTGCACCTCGCCGGTCCAGACGTTCTTCACGACGAAGCGACTGGCGTCGGTCGTCACGCAGATGCGCAAGGACGCCACGAACTACCAGGACGTCGACGCCTGGATTCTCACCCACCTGTTCACAGACAACGGCGACGACTCCAAGACGCTGTGGCTGTCGAAGATCGAGCACGAGGGCCGCGTCGGCACGGCGGTCAAGCTCCCGTCCGTCGACCTCTTCGGCGAGCAGCTCGCCAACCGGGTGGACGCGATCGGCGACAACATCGCGCCGTTCTACCGCTTCCGCCTGTCGATGGTCCTCAGCGAGACCGGCGCACAGCTCGACGTCACCTACGCGCCCGCCGACTGCACCAAGGCCACGCTGCCCAAGCCGGGCGAGTCGGTCAAGCGCTGCTACCCCGTGAAGTGGGCCCCGCCGGGCTACGTCGACCCGATCACGGACTGGTTCCACAAGTACGTCGTCTCGGCGGTCATCGAGACCGACCGCACGGGCGGCAGCGACGGCATGGTCACCCGCTACGAGTACCAGGGCGACGCGGCCTGGCGTAAGGCGAAGCCGGACGGCATCACCGACGCCAAGTACCTCACCTGGGGCGGCTGGCAGGGCTACGGCAAGGTCAAGGTCACGAGCGGCACCGCCGACGTGCAGAAGACCCGCGTCGACCACACGTTCATGCAGGGCATGGACGGCGACAAGGACGCCGACGGCAACACCCGCTCGGTGACGGTCAAGGACTCCACGGGCGCGTCGTACACCGACGAGGAGGAGTTCACCGGCCAGGAGCTGGAGGTCGCCACATACGACGGCGCCAAGCTCGTCGGCAAGACGATCAACACGCCCGTCAAGTACACCACCGCGACGCAGAAGAACAGCTGGGGCACCAGCAACGCGGTCATCGTGCGCACCCAGACCGGGCGCGGCTTCAGTCTGAAGTCCGACGGCACCTGGAGCGAGACGAAGTCCACGACGACGTTCGACACGGCGAACGGCACCGGCCGCACCCTGACGGTCGACGACCAGGGAGACGTCTCCACCACCAAGGACGACACCTGCACCCGCACCACCTACGCGGACAACACGGCGAAGAACATCCTGTCGCTGCCCGCCCGCAGCGAGGTCGTGTCCGTCAAGTGCGCCACGACCCCGGACCGCAAGACGCAGGTCCTGGGCGACGAGCGCACCTCCTACGACGGCGGCGCGTTCGGCGCGGCGCCCACCAAGGGTGACGCCACCAGGACCGAGCGGCTGACGGCGCACGACGGCACCACGGCCACGTACCAGGTCACCGGCGCGACGACCTACGACCTGTACGGCCGTCCGAAGACGCAGCAGGACGCCGAGCAGTACGGCACGGCGGACCAGACGAAGACCGTCTACGTCGAGACGAACGGCCTGCTGACCAGGACGACCGTCACCAACGCCCTCGGCCACAACACGATCACCGACTACGCCCCCGCCTGGGGCATGTCGGTGGGACAGACCGACCCCAACGGCAAGCGGACGGACCTCGCCTACGACGCGCTGGGCCGGCTGACCTCGGTGTGGCTGGCGGACCGGGCCTCGACCCAGACGCCGAGCATCAAGTACTCGTACAACGTCCGCAAGGACAAGGTCACCGCGATCAAGACGGAGAAGATCGAGAACGACGGCTCCTACGGCGCCGAGTACCAGATGTACGACAGCATGCTGCGTTCCCGTCAGATCCAGACCGAGGGCCCCGACGGCACCCGCATGGTCGCGGACACCTGGTACGACGGCACGGGCAACGTGCGCAAGACCAACTCGACCTACAACGCGGCCGGCGCGGCCGAGGGCGAGCTGCTGTTGGTCAGCAACGGCCAGGTCGGCGCGCAGAGCCTGCTGGAGTACGACGGTCTGGGCCGCAGCACCGCCCAGATCTCCGCGGTCAGCGGCGCCGAGCAGTGGCGCACCACGACCGTGTACGACGGTGAGCTCACCCACGTCGACCCGCCGGTCGGCGGCGTGCCCACCACGACGATCACCGACAACCAGGGCAACCTCTCCGAGATCCGCCACTACCGCGGAGCCGCGCCGGGCGTCGGCGTGCCGTACGACTCGACCAAGTACACCTACAACACCGCGGGCCTGCTGGAGACCGTCACCGACGCCAAGAGCAACGTGTGGCGCTACGAGTACGACCAGCTGGGCCGTAAGACGAAGTCGATCGACCCGGACGCGGGCACCTCACGCACGGAGTACGACGAACTGGACCGGCCGGTCGTGGCGTACGACGGCCGCAACAAGAAGACCTCCACGTCCTACGACAAGCTCGGCCGCGTGACGACCACGTGGCTGGGGGACCCCGACACCGGCACGAAACTGACGGAGACCAAGTACGACAAGGCCGGTTGGCTCGGACAGGCCTACGGGTCGCTCAGCTACATCACGCCCACGGAGTACTTCGCCTCGGCCGTGCAGTCGATGGACGAGTTCTACCGCCCGCTGAAGACCGCCTATCAGGTCCCCGTGTCCCAGGGATCTCTGGCGGGCACCTACGTCTACACCTCCACGTACAACCGGGACGGCACCCTGCAGACCTCCGGTCTGCCCGCGATCGGCGACCTGCCGGCCGAGGTGCTGACCTACACGTACGACGCGCTGCAACGTCCGAAGACGATGACGGGCACCACCGACTCCTACGTCACCGACACCGTCTACAACAGGAACAGCCAGCTCCAGCAGCTGGAGCTGTTCAAGGGCGGTAGTGGCAAGAAGGTCTGGCAGACCTACGGCTACGAGACCGGCACCGACCGGCTGACCCGGTCGCTGGTCGACGTCTACGGCGCGACCGCCCCGGCGAAGGACTCCACCTACTCCTACGACCAGGCCGGCAACGTCCTGTCCATCGCGGACACCGCGAACTCCGGCGCGCCGGACGTGCAGTGCTTCGCCTACGACGGCCGGCAACGGCTGCAGGACGCCTGGACGCCGTCGGCCACCGCGGCGACCGCGGCCGGCTCCGGCAGCCGCGGTTCCACGACGCCGGTGAACGGCACGGGTCCCACTGCCTGTGACTCCGCCGCCGGTTCCACCGCGCTCGGCGGCCCGTCCCCGTACTGGAAGTCGTACGAGACCGACGCCATCGGCAACCGTGTCTCCGAGATCAACCACGACACCGGCCTGAACGCGGCGAACAACATCACCCGCAGCTACGAGTACGGCGGCGCCGGCGCCCTCGGTGACGGCCCCCACCAGGTCACCAAGGTCACCGAGACGATTCCGACCGGGACGAGGCAGTCGTCGTACGAGTACGACGACGCGGGAAACACCACCAAGCGCACCACGGGCGGCAACGCGCAGATCCTCGCCTGGGACGACACTGGAGCTCTGAGCAAGGTCACCGAGGGCAGTGGCGCGGAAACCGGCTTCCTGTACGACGCGTACGGAAACCGAGTGCAGCGCAAGGACCCCTCCGGTACGACCGTCTATCTGCCCGGCACCGAGCTGAAGCTGTCGACCGACGGCACCAAGAAGGAGGCCACCCGCTACTACGACTACGCCGGTGAGACCGTGGCGGTCCGTACCGCCTCGAACCTCTCCTTCGTAGCCGCCGACCACCACGGCACCGGTGAACTCGCCATCGACGCGGCCACCGGTGCGGTCTCCCAGCGCCGTTTCGACCCGTTCGGCGTCGACCGCGGCACGAAGAGCGGGACCTGGCCGGGGGAGAAGGGCTTTGTCGGCGGAACGATCGACGCCTCGACCGGCCTGACCCACCTGGGGGCGCGGGAGTACGACTCGGCGATCGGCAAGTTCATCTCGGTGGACCCGATCATCGACTACACCCAGCCCCAGCAGATCAACGGCTACGCCTACGCCAACAACTCCCCGGTCACGCACGCCGACCCCAGCGGCATGATCATCCCGGAGTGCCGGGAAGGCCTGATCGAGTGCCGCGGCGGAATGCCGGTCACCAACACGGACCCGGAAGTCTCGAAGGCGCAGTCCGACGTCAGCAAGGCGTCCGGTGACGTGGCGGCAGCGCAGCAGCAGCAGTCCTCCGCGAGGCAGCGCATCAAGTCCGCGGGCAAGGCCCTGATCAAGATCGCCCGGGACATCCTCGGCGTGGACGCGGCCCTGGACTGCATCTCCAGCGGCGACGTCGGCGCCTGCGGCGAGACCCTGCTCAACATCGCCGGCAGCTTCGCGGGCGGCCTGGCGGGCAAGATCCTCGCCAAGTACGGGGCGCCCTGGAAGTGGGCCAAGGGCCTCAAGCTCGCCAAGCGGGTCACCGGCCTGGTCAAGGACATGATCGGCGGGGTCAAGGGCCTGTGGAACGCCAACAAGGCGGTGGGCCGGGCCAAGCTCGGTCTCTCCAAGGCCGCGGAGAAGCTGGCCGAAGTCAGGAAGAAGGCCGCGGCAGCCCGTAAGAAGAAGGGAGCCGACGACGACATCGGCGGCTCCTGCCCCTTCGAGGGCAAGCACAGCTTCCTGCCCGGCACGAAGGTGCTGCTCGCCCACGGCAAGACCAAGCCGATCGAGAAGGTGAAGCTCGGCGACAAGATCATCGTCACGGACCCCAAGACGGGGAAAACGGCGGTGCGCGAGGTCGTGGGCACGATTGTCACCGAGGACGACAAGCAATTCGTCGACCTGACGGTCAAGGGCACGTCCGGCAAGGCCGAGGCCCTGGTCTCCACCACGACCCACCCCTTCTGGTCGGAGTCCGGGAAGAAGTGGGTCGAGGCCGGCGACCTCGCACCGGGTATGCGGCTGCACACGGCGAACGGCGACTCGGTCGACGTCACCGCGGTCCGGCCCTTTGACCGGCGCCAGCGCACGCACGACCTCACCGTCGAGGACATCCACACCTACTACGTCTTCGCGGGTGGCTCGCCCCTGCTGGTGCACAACTGTGGCGAGCGGACCTACGAGGCGGGAGGCAAGCACGGCAGCGAAGCCCGCGGCAGCTCTCGCGGCGAGAACAGCGCCGAACCCAACAACGGACAGGACGCGCTCGACAACTCCGTACAGATCAAGGAGACGTCGCCACGCCGGGTCGGGATCGACCGGACCACCGGCGATAGCGTGGTCCTCGATCGCACCCGTGAGGTTCCGTGCGGCTGCACGGTCGAAGGCGGCACCAACGAGGTCTTCCACGGACACGTGCGGACGGACATCAACACCGATCCGAGCATGGCCAAGGCGAAAAGCGCCCTACGCCGGGGAATCAAGAACAAAGAGGTCAAAACTGAGTAG